The Apium graveolens cultivar Ventura chromosome 3, ASM990537v1, whole genome shotgun sequence sequence TCTGAAAAACTCTACAAAATAATCAAAACTCTGCAAAAAAATATCAACTCCATCAAAAAGCGCCGCACAATTATAATtagtaaaaatatttaaagatcCTTTATATTTGGAGAATTAAAAAGTTGCATAATCACATCCTGACAGGAATGGTCTAAAGCATAGTTTAACTGCATATTGTTAAGCTCCCAACATCTGTTGGAAAACGGACAAAACACTAAGGCATGAACCAAAGACTCATTTGACAACTTACATACCTGGCACATTGGGTGAGCTTCAACAAATTTTCTTCGAAGATTATCAATAGTGGGTAAACAGTCATGAAGAACCCTCCACATAAAGCTTTTAACCTTTGGGGGGATAGCCAAGTTCCAAAGTTTCAACCAATTAAAAGAgataatttcagtaggaatatGATAGTTTAGTCTACTAAGAACTCTGTATCCGCTTTTCACAGTATACTACCCCTTACCCTCCTCCAGCCATAACCATCTGTCTTCCTGGTTGGTAATAGAGAGTGGAATTTTTAGAATTCTTCTCAAGTCTTCCTGATTGAAATGTCATTCAATACCTCAATATCCCATTCCTTGGTGccctgttaggtcccaatgtgtttgtagaagggggggttgaatacaaacaacaccgaataatcgaattaaatgcggaataaaaaatgtgaaacaaaattcaagttaaatataaatattattaaacttgaaaggtgttacaacaactgtatcgattacaaggtattaatctcaaatcaattatcacaaatctagaataaattcgacatgaactttttctatttttgcaataattagaatcaaatgctaaacacgatttgagattaagttctagggattttgatccgctagattgttacacaagagcaagataaagatttctactggattggatttaactttacaatctagaaatttaatcttgaagtatgcagatgaaaagatgaaatatttcttcttgtttttcttttctgctttgttcttgacttttgTGTTCTGGATAAAAatgagttgctgcttctctgcttctttttaatcaacaaccgaatagaatagagctggcatgacaatccttttgaactagcaagactttcggtgagacaatcagttgagctagtatgactatcaaatgaactagcaagactatctcattgaactagcaagacaatctgcctctcagtgtaactttcggtgagactattgaaaatggcctagcatgacaatcggtatgacaatcctgattgtcatgctagttcattttcaattgtcttgctgatttaatgcagattttaatccaatttaaaatctgaaaattcctaaaattaattcagaattaattaatcaattaattcaattaataaataaattattcttcgcagatataatttattttcttaattaaattagatgacttaattaattaatagagaattaattctagtcttcaacagcacccatccttctgcagatcttctgaaaatcactgaaaattatgaatcaattccaccacttcaatgttgacactcgatgtactgtctggttcatgagtgactaacttccgtgatgtttcttcatgtcttgactttgacactttgattttcttcagattaaatccttgtaattaatgatactctgacgagatctctatcacttgattaaatccacgatcttgatttatatcactgaggcatgatcaacttcttgaacttcttccagtgaattaactcctcaagtctgtagatgaaccttgtttctgaatcctttgacagatattactttgcgagatctctctgacggtcgatccactatttacttattacattcttatttgagttgagttgaatcctcgtatatacaaataggctatgacatatgacttacaatctcccccaatttgtttgttagacaataacacacaaatacctagaggataactcaactaacaaataagaaaaagatataaacatacatgcaaagtaaatagcagaaaagttctggatgagatttaacattttccagattccaactagatgttcctctagactgaacatatcttcaagtagttccatcttcatttgtacaaccacatttcctgttgagaagcccatatctcttgcttctccccctatgaaaatcaactgattaaagaagatcaccttcgttttaccacctctcccgtacaataggatccgcagataaaaaccaatggtactcccctaactgcttcttcccttactaggaaatcaccttgtgtttaccacctctcccgtacaataggatccgtagttagaaacaacaatggtgtggtgtagtgtacatttttaggatctttttcttcctccctgctatttctcccccttagttgaggaatcctccaaactatttcttaagcttttatctcccccttaaagaaggaatgtatgccgtcgtctgaaggagttctcatatttcacttggttggaaaagaaataacaagtagtttctctttctacctcactgtgagtgtgtgattctgtttagtgtacctcacatgtgtttcactcttctctccactcgtgtttacactctttctcacaagtgtatcactcctctcatagctccataatccagctgtacctgcaaggaaaatcaccttagccatccttaaaagaggtcacaggtggtgcaatgggagttcacaaatccccatccttgttaaactcgtcagataaatctgagtcataatctacaagttgctagtttcccttttagggttccagatttgaattctgggaaggtaaacaatgatccaacgattttagcataaagatcaaggttcccttctaatgtctgtgaagacatttccttgtgactcatcaggttatatctgaatcattgtcaacaagttgccgatctgcgcctatgtcagatccactatccgcagatgcatccaggggatttaagcctggggaggtagacactgaccactgacatatggcttttggatcagtatcctctcctaacacctgtaaaggcaattggtccactaacgaaccttgaacaattgaatctgaccttaaaatggtcgaaactcttgtttccgtcaattcatcctttgtgtgtgtaacctctccttgtgcatcaagaattgattatatttgaagtggtgacactacatcggataccttggccgacaggcaaaatttaATAGACttaccctgttgagagaatgaatctagtaactgtttttgtgccttttcagccattacatctttttgagaagatgtatgggggctagcagttgtctcggtttaaatactactcatctatgtaggagacagagctactgggttgactacaaaaccttccttatgtggtgcactaggcactatctccctcacgctcattcatactacttttagtggtaaaagagtgttggttggttctgtttttgtgtttgtctttacagtctgggatagacgttgtgggttttcaacctcatgactgtcaatgaaagaaagtcattggagactgaacctgtatcatagaacatatggtaatagagagaaaatgatttacaatagtgatttcaaaagattttacatgacataagaaatcactaatgtagaaagaagtttgattttgtttttcaatatgaatgagtttttgataaaacattgatcacttagggtaaagtctaagtaattctcattcatgtcaaaagcttacaaatatctgcaacataatgttaacaacatatcattgaccgatacttgtcaagtactttagatactaattgttatgttgcattatcaatataccactgcacatataaaacaatatgattgtgcttagtgataaaatagttataaatatgacgactctactagttcatataagattacaacttctgttagagtgccataccatgtccttgacgattgcttgagcagtatactagttcataccaacctgaagtgagattgtgaagaagagattgcatagtccaatagatctgcagctgcaaagtccatgaactgtggtgcactgacttcctcttttaactcaccaatcaggagtacacttgtacacatcttactagagtacaattccaagtgtaatgtgcagcaggtgcctgatatgtcataatattctcaagtctcgtcactggtgctatatgttagatactgcttcctgataataacctagcacaatatacaaaattacaatgataacattcccagcttgtaaacagccatatccctcagataaacctttgctgttatctccaaaggtaaccagggggccagctttctcaaccacatttgatagcagggctctatctccggtcatatgtcttgatgatccactgtcaagaatccacactaccggttatacttgtttaatgccctgcactacaaatggattagaccttcttcggaacccaaacttggttgggcccggcatacttgtagaactgtcctttgtcaggcaaaacaacatttttaattttaatggtctcaacatcctcaatgactgaacatttgaccttgtaaacagccttaacaaatttctgtttaagcttaggcacaaatgtctcctttctagccttagaaggactagcagtcttagacctatcatgcttcttgttattcacatgctgacgaggagtagtcttatcattagacacatgcttaccattaaaataagcatacatcatattaaaagcacaagacatacaattagcaacaccacatgctttatgagagtgattaacagcaggcaatttatgcatggtagacatggcattattgttatccaactcatatgtgtctgagttagtctcagttgttttcacaactttgactggaactttcgactcacttgacttggaaacaatcttctcattagcatgatcttcagcacgtatttcttcatgaataacagaagaggtcgcatcaaatggttcagcaattgatgctttatagaggggttcatcaacacccttaagcacatgtggtacttctctccctttagcacagacatgaggaggggagtttattcctaattctccaatagcagcattgtaatcataacctattccagatgtttgattaacagcttgcttactgtagaactctttagccttcgaacaagaattgaagtaggctctaaccttagtctcaagacctgtgatcttgtctttgagaatagtttcgagttttctataacagtcaactctattctctagaaaagatacctgttcttttaatttgtcttgattaatgtgcacaagtcttaattcattgacctctttctcaaggtctgtgatctgtaaacttaacagttcattatcacgacgtgcacaatctaagttacctcttagatgataaaccatttcagcatcagaaagttttacctctattcttgacgatgaagcttttccatcaatagccataagagcaagatttccttcatcttcatcttcactgtcagtatcatcccagcttcttccctttgccagataagccctttcagagttctttcttacttgctttggcttcctacattctgtggcaaagtgtcccaactcattgcagttatagcatctaatggtgctccgatcaaccatccctgtttggtatccaccactgctggtgttagaggatgaagatccacctttctggaatttgttgtagttggacttgtacttaagcttgggattcctcctgaatctgacatgggagaatctcttgacaatttgggccattgattcatcttccaattgctccagctcttccaaggaataaaaatcatcacttgattgatttgtagtaggaggatcatattctgctactaactcattttcctcacccttggacaactgtaccattctttctaactgttgagattgttgttgttgttgaccttcagctacaagtgcagtagatgtgctgaccattctatcctttccgtagacttccttctgttgaatctgctccaactcataggtttttaacactccatagagcctgtccaaagaaatctcactcagatctctagcttctctaatggcagtgattctatgttcaagatgagctggcagtgttaaaaggaactttttgttgacctccctgattgaataatactttccattgatgttcaggttgttgatcaacgcattgtacctctcaaacacttcagtaattccttctcctggatttgatttgaaatgttcatattcagaggttaggatttccaacttgttctccctaacttcctctgtgccttcattaatcacctcaatagtctcccacatgtgtttggaatttttacagttcatcacatgtctgttcatcaagggatcaagggaatcaattaatattaattgaaggctggcatccaaggaggcttcttccttctcagcaggagtaaaatcttcaggctcttttggataggttctagcttcagtagtcaccacaccatctattattacctccggttcaataaccatcggagtttttatacccttctttaacaagtttgaatatttgggatttgcaacttgtaaaaataagagcatcttcttcttccacatgatataattctctttatcaaattgtggaattttaacggttccaactttatgtgaagtcattatgaatttttgaataaataaaaattcaaggagttgaaaaatcacaaaagtctaggatcttgatttgttcgttaatcagaaggctctgataccaattgttaggtcccaatgtgtttgtagaagggggggttgaatacaaacagcaccgaataatcgaattaaatgcggaataaaaaatgtgaaacaaaattcaagttaaatataaatattattaaacttgaaaggtgttacaacaactgtatcgattacaaggtattaatctcaaatcaattatcacaaatctagaataaattcgacatgaactttttctatttttacaataattagaatcaaatgctaaacacgatttgagattaagttctagggattttgatccgctagattgttacacaagagcaagataaagatttctagtggattggatttaactttacaatctagaaatttaatcttgaagtatgcagatgaaaagatgaaatatttcttcttgtttttcttttctgctttatTCTTGACTTTTGTGTTCTGGATAAAAatgagttgctgcttctctgcttctttttaatcaacaaccgaatagaatagagctggcatgacaatccttttgaactagcaagactttcggtgagacaatcagttgagctagtatgactatcaaatgaactagcaagactatctcattgaactagcaagacaatctgcctctcagtgtaactttcggtgagactattgaaaatggcctagcatgacaatcggtatgacaatcctgattgtcatgctagttcattttcaattgtcttgctgatttaatgcagattttaatccaatttaaaatctgaaaattcctaaaattaattcagaattaattaatcaattaattcaattaataaataaattattcttcgcagatataatttattttcttaattaaattagatgacttaattaattaatagagaattaattctagtcttcaacagcacccatccttctgcagatcttctgaaaatcactgaaaattatgaatcaattccaccacttcaatgttgacactcgatgtactgtctggttcatgagtgactaacttccgtgatgtttcttcatgtcttgactttgacactttgattttcttcagattaaatccttgtaattaatgatactctgacgagatctctgtcacttgattaaatccacgatcttgatttatatcactgaggcatgatcaacttcttgaacttcttccagtgaattaactcctcaagtctgtagatgaaccttgtttctgaatcctttgacagatattactttgcgagatctctctgacggtcgatccactatttacttattacattcttatttgagttgagttgaatcctcgtatatacaaataggctatgacatatgacttacatgcCCGTTTTTAGAAGCCCTGCTACCTTTTCTTCTTCCAGACCTTGCATAGTATTTGTAAGAATTTTTGTTGAACCAATTTCTGGTATCCATGGATCGTTCCAGATATTTATTGATTCCCCATTACCAACTTTTAAAATACTACCAACTTCAATAAGATCTTTCGCAGCTAGGATACTTCTCCAGACAAAACTTGGGTTGTTTCCCAGCCCTGCACTAAGAACTAAACTAGAAGGGAAATATCTAGCCTTTAGAAGTCTGGCTACAAATGATTGGAGAACCGCAAGAAGCCTCCAAACTTGCTTTCCTAGCAACGCAATATTAAATTCTCTGACTCTTTTAAAACCCATACCACCAAACTTTTTCGGATAACACATTCTGTCCCAAGCCATCCATCTTATATCGTAATTTTTATCCATGTCTGAGAGCCACCAGAAATTATTCATAAGCCTTTCAATTTCATCACAAAGTGACTTGGGCAAGATAAAAATACTCGACACATAGGAGGGGATAGCCTGGATTACCAATTTTATAAGAATTTCTTTGCCTCCCCTTGAGATTGTTTTTCCCTTCTAACTTTGCATACGATTCCAAATCTTGTCTTTAATATATCCAAAGACCTCTCATTTGTTTCCAGCTAAATTTTTCGGCAAACCCAGATAAGATTCATCATTACGGATAGGGACTTAAAGCAACTGACTTATAGCATCCGCAATAGCATTAACAGTATTATGACTGAAACTTATAGAAGACTTCTGGAAATTCACTTTCTGACCTGTTGCATTTTCATATAAGGTTAGACAATCCTTGATACACTGAGCTTCTGCTAAAGTTGCTCTGAAAAATAGGTAGCAGTTATCTGCGAAAAAAGATGGGATACAATAGGTGCAGAGTTGGCTATTTTACAACCATGAAGAGCACCACTTGCTTGTTTCTTTTGAATAAGAGCGGAGAGACCCTCTGCACAGAGTAAAAAAAAGTATGGAGAAATTGGTCACCTTGGCGTAACCCACAGTTTGGCACAATAGGTCCAACCTCATGTCCCGACACCATACAATTATATTTCACCGTAGACACACACATATATATCCAGTCAATCCATCTACTCGAGAAGCCCAGTTTTTGCATGATACCTAGAATAAAACTCCACTCCACTCGATCGGATGCCTTGCTCATATCCATTTTCATAGCTGAATACCCCATTTTCCCTTGAGTCTTTTTTTCATCCAATGGTTAACCTCATATGCCGCTATCACATTGTCAGTTATGAATCTTCCAGGTATAAAGGCACTCTGTATCTCCGAGATAACGTCTGAAAGCATACCCTTCATTCTGTTTGCCAACATTTTTGTTACAATTTTCATCATGACATTGCATAAAGAAATCGACCTcaagtcattcatcatttcagGGCTGTTTTTCTTAGGGATAAGCACCACTAAAGTATCATTTAAACCAGGAGGAATACTATTCATAGAAAGAATATTTATGCACGCAGAAGTAATATCGGTTCCTATAATGTCCCAAAATCTTTGGTAAAAGGCTGGATTCATACCATCAGGACCAGTTTTTTTATCTAGATGCATCGAAAAAATTGCATTCTTTACCTCCTCAGCCGTAAAGTCCTCAATTAGTTTCTCATTATGTTCTGAATTAATTCTTATGTTTACCTCTTTGAGAACTTCTCCAGTAGTCACCACATTTGATTggaacaaattttcataatatttttcGATTAAATCTCCCAGACCATGTTCCCAGTCACACCAGATACCATTGTCATCCTTCAGTTTAGAAATCTGATTCTTTTTCTTGCGAGCAGATGCAAATACATGGAAATATCTTGTATTATTATCTCCACCCTTGAGCCAATGCTGCTTTGCCCTTTGCTTCCAAAAATCCTCCTGCTCACTTACACCTTCGAGTACTCCTTCATCGCCTCTATATAACATTGACGTGAAAAAGCATCCAACCCACCCCTGAACCTATTCATTCTCTCCCTACATTTACTCAGTCTCTCTTTAAAGCTTTTTGAGAGACTTCCCCCCCCCCAAATATTAAGCTCTTGTGCACATAAATTAATCTTTTCCTCAATGCtagtagttctattttgtttCCAGCATTCCTTCACTATCTTTGAACATATTTTCTCCCGTAGCCATGAATTTTCAAAACGGAAACGTGACCTGCGGGCCACTGGTATCCAGATTTTGATTTGAAGATAGAGAGCTGAATGATCAGATGATGGTGCAACAAGGTTCTGCACAGTATCAGTAGGGAATCTATCTCGCCATTCATCGCTAGCAAAGACCCGGTCCAGTATTTCTTCAACCCACCTATCTGTACCCTTATCTCTCTCCCATGTAAACAGGTAACCTTGTAATGGAAGGTCTGAAACTCCTCAATCAGCCATAGCATCCTTGAAGCCATTCAATAACCAATTCGGATGATTATTCCATTTTCTCTTCTCACTTACCCGCATAATATCATTAAAATCGCCCAAGATTACCCAAGGAATAGACGATTGTGAAGCCAAGTTTCTCAATAAATTCCAAGACTCTCTCCTGGGAGCTCTTTCTGGAAATCTGTAATAGAACGTCAGTCTCCAAGGTTCAGTATTATCTAGCTCAACTTTGGTATCAATGTAATTATGGGAGGAAGCTTTAATATTTATCTTGCTTGCTCGCTTCCAAAATGAAGCCAGACCCCCACTATGGCCTGGTCCAGCTAATGTAAATAAATCCTCATAGTTCATTTTTTCTCTTACACTCTCTACTCT is a genomic window containing:
- the LOC141714692 gene encoding putative mitochondrial protein AtMg00310: MDKNYDIRWMAWDRMCYPKKFGGMGFKRVREFNIALLGKQVWRLLAVLQSFVARLLKARYFPSSLVLSAGLGNNPSFVWRSILAAKDLIEVGSILKVGNGESINIWNDPWIPEIGSTKILTNTMQGLEEEKVAGLLKTGM